Proteins encoded in a region of the Oncorhynchus keta strain PuntledgeMale-10-30-2019 chromosome 3, Oket_V2, whole genome shotgun sequence genome:
- the cabp5a gene encoding calcium-binding protein 5a, whose translation MSLGAACVFLRGGKHIDRELADDEIEELREAFAEFDKDKDGLISCKDLGNLMRTMGYMPTEMELIELSQNINMNLGGRVDFEDFVELMAPKLLAETAGMIGVKELKDAFKEFDADGDGEITTEELRNAMTKLMGEHMSRREIDSVVREADNNGDGTVDFEEFVRMMSRQ comes from the exons ATGAGTTTAGGAGCAGCATGTGTCTTCCTGAGGGGAGGGAAGCATATT GACAGAGAGCTGGCCGATGACGAAATTGAAG AGCTGCGCGAGGCGTTTGCTGAGTTCGACAAGGACAAGGATGGGCTGATCAGCTGCAAGGACCTGGGCAACCTGATGAGGACAATGGGCTACATGCCCACTGAGATGGAGCTGATCGAGCTGAGCCAGAACATCAACATGAACC TTGGTGGGAGAGTAGACTTTGAGGACTTTGTTGAGCTGATGGCCCCAAAGCTGCTGGCTGAGACTGCTGGGATGATCGGCGTGAAAGAACTGAAGGACGCTTTcaaagag TTTGACGCGGACGGAGACGGAGAGATCACAACAGAGGAGTTACGAAACGCCATGACCAAGCTGATGGGGGAGCACATGTCTCGAAGAGAGATTGACTCTGTGGTACGAGAGGCTGACAACAACGGTGACGGGACAGTAGACTTTGAAG AGTTTGTTAGAATGATGTCACGCCAGTGA